CCCAGCGCTTGATCGAGCTGTGCACTCGCGCCCAGAAAACCGCATCCGACGTGACACTGGACAGCCTCACGCGAACCATCCAACAGGTGGACGACGGAGGGGTCGGAACTCTGGTCTACGACTCTGGAGGCACGTACATCCGGCTGCAGAGCTCAGCCGTCACGGCGTACACCCTCTGTGCAACGCGAACGAAGCGCACGGGTCACACACCACGTCGGGCGGAGCTGGCTGGCCTGCCGGTACTTGTCTCTATTACGGGCAAGGCCGCCACCCTGACCCAGGCGCGGGCGTGGCGGGCATTCATGGTGTTCCTGGATCGTAACGGGAGGGAGCTCGGGCGCCTGAAGCCTGGGCGGAGCAGCGTGGGTGACGCTGTCCTGTGGACACACGAGTGCAAGGCAACGACCTGCGGGTGGCATGGTCAGAACACGTACTCGTTCACTCCGACCCCTGCGGCGCGGAAGGCGTTCGCCAGGAGCACGTCTCTGCGGATTGTCGCGACGTTCGGGCAACGTGTGGTGAAGGTCGATCTGCCCCTTCAGCCGATTGGTGAGGTGTGAGGATGGGACGTCAGTTGCCTTCATGGGTCGGCGTTGGGGTCGGTTCTCGCAGGATCTCAAAAACGTCACCAAGCTTGAGGAGATCAACGGAGCAAGGATTGACCCCTAGGGGTAAGGCATGACCCACCACACGCGAACTCCCTCAAAGCCCCGCGCTCCCGGCCAGGGCACCATCCGCCAGCTGCCCAGCGGAAACATGCGCTGGGAGGTCATGATCGAAGGCCGGCGCTTCAGCGGCGTCACCAAGACCAAAAAGGAAGCCCAGAACGCCATCACCCTCAAAACCGCCGACGCCCTCCGCGGCGGCGTCGTCGACCCCAGCACTGAGACCCTCGGCGACTACCTCTCCCGTTGGCTCACCAGCCGCGCCAGCACCCGCGCCATCCGCACCACGGCCATCCAGCGCCGACACCTCAACAAGATCATCGCCCCCATCCTGGGCAGCAAGCGGCTCCAGAAGCTCACACCCAGCGACCTGCGCCGCCTGTACGACCACCTGAACGACGAGGGCCTGGGCGCCAGCAGCCAGCGCCAGGTGCACCAGTTCCTGGTCTCCTCCCTCGGCGATGCGCACCGCCTGGAACTCGTGACCCGCAACGTGGCCCAGCTCGTCCGGCCCACGCCTGCCCGTGGCCGGGAGGCCAGGGAACTCCCCGCCTTCACGGCCGAGGAAGCCGCGAAGTTCGTCGAGGTGGCCCGGCAGGATCCAGCGGGCCGGTGGTTCATCTTCGCCCTGAGCACGGGCATGCGGCGCGGCGAGGTCTGCGGCCTGTGCTGGGAGGACGTCAGCCTCTCCGATGCCACCGCCCAGGTCACCGAGGTGATCGCCAAGAGCGAGGGTGAGACCTACATCACCACCCCGAAGACCCAGGGCAGCCGACGCACCGTGCACCTCTCCCCCAGTGCCGTACAGCTCCTCCGGGAACAGCAGGCGTACCTGGAGGTGTGCCGTCAGGCCCTGGGTGGCCCGGTCGCCGGCCACCCGAAGGGCTACACCCGGAAGCGCCCCTGGGCCGCCAGCGGGCGGGTATTCCCGAACTCGTTTGGGGCGACGATGGATCCGAACAATCTCCGCCGCACCATGCAGTCCCTGTGTGAGCGTGCTGGCGTGCGGTACGTGACCATCCACGGGCTGAGGCACACGTACGCCTCGCTGAGCCTGATGCGGGGCGTGCCGATCGAGGTGGTGAGCAAGCAGCTGGGGCATGCGAGCGTGGGCTTCACCATGAACCAGTACCGGTGGGTGTACAAGAGCGAACGGGTGGCCTGGGCGCTCGGAATTGATGATCTGACGCGGGCTGGGTGAGGGGGCGTTACGCACGGGCTACGCACGGCGAACCGTTGCAGTCTTTTGAGAAATGAAAAAGGCCCGCGCTGGGCGGGCCGATCCGTGGTGGGCGGTATAGGATTTGAACCTACGACAGCTCGCTTGTAAGGCGAGAGCTCTACCGCTGAGCTAACCGCCCGGACGGACAGCCATGCTAATCAACCGCTGGCCTTATGGCAAGTGCAGCCTCAGCCCACGTCGGGAAGAATGACCCCGCCCAGGGCGGCGCTCAGCTCGGCCGCCAGCGTCAGGAGGCCCTGATCCGCCCCCGCTGGCCCGACCAGCAGCACTCCGGTGGGCTTGCCGTCGTCCGGGGGCGTGGGGAGCGCGAGGCTGGGGTAACCGGCCTTGGCGGCCAGGGCAAAGCCGTGAATGCCGGGAAACACTACGGCGTCCAACCCACCGGCGAACAGGCTGTCGAAGCCTCTGGTTCGACTGAGGTCGAGATCGCGGGCGCGCGCGGCGTGGTAGCGCGCTTCGCTGGCGTCTCCGCGCGTGCCACGGGCTGCGTGCAGCAGGATCTGGCCGTAGCGCAGGGCGCGTTCATGCTGAGCATCGTTGCCTTCGATGGCCTCGGCCATGGAACGGGGGCCGGTCGTGACGCCGCCCAGGTAGGCGTTCAGGTCGCCCTGGAATTCGTAGACGAGGACGTCCAGCATCCAGCCGGCCGACTTCAGGTCATCCCGCGTGGGGAAGGTGACATCCCGTAGCGTCGCGCCAGCGCGGTGCAGGGCTGCGATCACACGCTCCAGCGAGGCTTCCTCGGCGGGCGTGACGTGCGCTTCATCGCGGATCACGCCAACCACCGCTCCGGCCAGGGTGGCGGGCAGAACTGTTTCAGGGGGCGGGTCGAGGGTCACGGCATCCCGCTCGTCCGGGCCACGGATGACGTTCAGGAGCAGCGCAGCGTCCCGGACGGAACGCGTGATCGGCCCTGCCGTGTCTTGACTGTGGCTGATGGGCACGATGCCGGTGCGGGGCACCAGCCCCAGGCTCGGCTTCAGGCCCACGACGCCGTTCTGGTGCGCCGGACTGACGACGCTCCCGCTCGTCTCGGTGCCGATGGCGGCGGCGCAGAGCTGCGCGGCGACGGCCACGCCACTCCCGGACGACGAGCCGCCGGTGTCCAACTCAGCACCCCAGGGGTTCACGGTCTGCCCGCCGTGCGAGGAGTACCCGTTGGGCATCCCCAGGGTCATGAAATTGGCCCATTCGGTCATGTTTGCCTTGCCGAGGATCACCGCGCCGGCGGCGCGCAGCCGGGCCGCGACCGGGGCGTCCACTGTGGGCACATGCCCGGTCATCAAGACGCTCCCGGCCGTCGTGGGAAGACCCGCTACGTCGATATTGTCCTTGATCAGCACAGGAACGCCGTGCAGCACGCCGCGTTCGCCCACGGGGCGCCGGTCGAGCTCCGCCGCATCGTCTCGCGCGCGCGGATTGACCGTGATCACGGCGTGAAGCCGGGGGTTCAGGGCCTCGATCCGCCGCAGGTACACGTCGGTCGCCTCGGCGGCACTCACGTCGCCCCGACGGATGGCGTCCGTCAGGGCGGTCGCGTCCAGGGCGAGGACACGGTCGTCATTGGGGTGGGAGGTCACCCCGGCACTCTAGTGCA
The Deinococcus sp. KSM4-11 DNA segment above includes these coding regions:
- a CDS encoding amidase family protein, which produces MTSHPNDDRVLALDATALTDAIRRGDVSAAEATDVYLRRIEALNPRLHAVITVNPRARDDAAELDRRPVGERGVLHGVPVLIKDNIDVAGLPTTAGSVLMTGHVPTVDAPVAARLRAAGAVILGKANMTEWANFMTLGMPNGYSSHGGQTVNPWGAELDTGGSSSGSGVAVAAQLCAAAIGTETSGSVVSPAHQNGVVGLKPSLGLVPRTGIVPISHSQDTAGPITRSVRDAALLLNVIRGPDERDAVTLDPPPETVLPATLAGAVVGVIRDEAHVTPAEEASLERVIAALHRAGATLRDVTFPTRDDLKSAGWMLDVLVYEFQGDLNAYLGGVTTGPRSMAEAIEGNDAQHERALRYGQILLHAARGTRGDASEARYHAARARDLDLSRTRGFDSLFAGGLDAVVFPGIHGFALAAKAGYPSLALPTPPDDGKPTGVLLVGPAGADQGLLTLAAELSAALGGVILPDVG
- a CDS encoding site-specific integrase, giving the protein MTHHTRTPSKPRAPGQGTIRQLPSGNMRWEVMIEGRRFSGVTKTKKEAQNAITLKTADALRGGVVDPSTETLGDYLSRWLTSRASTRAIRTTAIQRRHLNKIIAPILGSKRLQKLTPSDLRRLYDHLNDEGLGASSQRQVHQFLVSSLGDAHRLELVTRNVAQLVRPTPARGREARELPAFTAEEAAKFVEVARQDPAGRWFIFALSTGMRRGEVCGLCWEDVSLSDATAQVTEVIAKSEGETYITTPKTQGSRRTVHLSPSAVQLLREQQAYLEVCRQALGGPVAGHPKGYTRKRPWAASGRVFPNSFGATMDPNNLRRTMQSLCERAGVRYVTIHGLRHTYASLSLMRGVPIEVVSKQLGHASVGFTMNQYRWVYKSERVAWALGIDDLTRAG